From one Amphiura filiformis chromosome 13, Afil_fr2py, whole genome shotgun sequence genomic stretch:
- the LOC140167803 gene encoding uncharacterized protein, whose translation MILNRIRPEVDKVLRINQNGFRVGRTTVSHILALRRIIEGVKAKNLPAIITFIDFRKAFDTIHRGKMLQILKAYGIPNQLVEGIARMYENTKAKVVSPDGETEPFDILAGVLQGDTLAPYLFVVVLDYALMEAVEGKEEQLGFQLEKRRN comes from the exons atgatactCAACAGGATCAGGCCTGAAGTAGACAAAGTTCTTAGGATCAACCAGAATGGTTTCAGGGTTGGCCGAACAACAGTAAGCCACATACTGGCCCTAAGGAGAATCATAGAAGGAGTGAAGGCTAAAAACCTGCCTGCAATAATAACCTTCATAGACTTcaggaaagcctttgataccattcatCGAGGAAAGATGCTGCAAATTCTCAAGGCCTATGGAATCCCTAATCAACTTGTGGAAGGCATAGCAAGGATGTATGAAAATACCAAGGCAAAAGTAGTTTCACCAGATGGAGAAACTGAACCGTTTGATATCCTTGCTGGTGTACTGCAAGGAGACACCCTTGCCCCATACCTCTTTGTGGTGGTATTGGACTATGCATTGATGGAGGCAGTTGAAGGCAaagaagagcagcttggattccAGCTGGAGAAGAGAAGAA ATTAA